Proteins from a genomic interval of Zingiber officinale cultivar Zhangliang chromosome 1B, Zo_v1.1, whole genome shotgun sequence:
- the LOC121988909 gene encoding uncharacterized protein LOC121988909 isoform X1, with product MNVWLALLQASVAQRRIRMEVVYLLCSAISTFLTSSLLSLALAIRSIPLCFSYLRFHGDRNAAVLLYEGRVRHARRRPVKHAFEYSVRYALIDLDGAPQPSHLSAERAREIARTNGPVFLLTMPESVGYEQNPLSVYYCYDVEEGKGGEGDGPTPSLKMCIAEVTNTPWGERVSFTFSPGSDVAAKPLHVSPFMDMQGNWHMFADAPGEDLSLVISVQHPTLGNYFTASLRAKRVQSSSSSVFLEKFFWLMPHKVAVWIYWQAFKLWWKNTKFLDHPKYASSRYKDDAARRDRELRSGSSRQGEDLPNCSVNMFPRDRWCEWREAPWPWS from the exons ATGAACGTGTGGCTGGCTCTACTTCAGGCGTCCGTTGCCCAACGGCGAATCAGAATGGAGGTCGTCTACTTGCTTTGTTCCGCCATCTCCACCTTCCTCACCTCCTCACTCCTTTCCCTCGCCCTTGCCATCCGTTCCATTCCTCTCTGCTTCTCCTACCTCCGCTTCCACGGCGACCGCAACGCTGCTGTGCTTCTCTACGAGGGCCGCGTGCGCCACGCTAGGCGGCGGCCGGTCAAGCATGCCTTTGAGTACTCCGTCCGGTACGCGCTCATCGACCTTGACGGCGCCCCTCAGCCTTCTCACCTCTCCGCGGAACGAGCCCGCGAGATTGCTCGGACCAACGGGCCCGT gtTTCTGCTGACGATGCCGGAGAGTGTGGGGTACGAGCAGAATCCGCTGAGCGTCTACTACTGCTATGATGTGGAGGAAGggaaaggaggagagggagatggACCAACGCCTTCCCTTAAGATGTGCATTGCCGAG GTAACAAACACGCCATGGGGGGAGCGGGTATCTTTTACCTTCAGTCCAGGATCTGATGTTGCTGCAAAACCACTGCATGTCAGCCCGTTCATG GATATGCAGGGAAATTGGCATATGTTTGCTGATGCACCAGGAGAGGATCTGTCACTTGTAATCTCAGTTCAACACCCCACCCTTGGAAACTATTTCACTGCAAGTTTACGTGCCAAAAGAGTCCAGTCTTCATCTAGTTCAGTTTTTCTAGAAAAGTTTTTCTGGTTGATGCCCCATAAGGTTGCAGTGTGGATATATTGGCAG GCTTTCAAACTTTGGTGGAAGAATACCAAATTTTTAGATCATCCTAAGTATGCAAGCTCAAGATACAAGGATGACGCTGCAAGACGTGATCGGGAACTCCGCTCTGGAAGTAGTCGACAAGGTGAAGACCTCCCGAATTGCTCAGTTAACATGTTCCCTAGAGATAGATGGTGTGAATGGCGAGAAGCTCCATGGCCATGGTCATGA
- the LOC121988909 gene encoding uncharacterized protein LOC121988909 isoform X2 → MNVWLALLQASVAQRRIRMEVVYLLCSAISTFLTSSLLSLALAIRSIPLCFSYLRFHGDRNAAVLLYEGRVRHARRRPVKHAFEYSVRYALIDLDGAPQPSHLSAERAREIARTNGPVFLLTMPESVGYEQNPLSVYYCYDVEEGKGGEGDGPTPSLKMCIAEVTNTPWGERVSFTFSPGSDVAAKPLHVSPFMDMQGNWHMFADAPGEDLSLVISVQHPTLGNYFTASLRAKRVQSSSSSVFLEKFFWLMPHKVAVWIYWQDMMLLDQTSWVPSNLSYETNGGFEIALLVSQAPMEGL, encoded by the exons ATGAACGTGTGGCTGGCTCTACTTCAGGCGTCCGTTGCCCAACGGCGAATCAGAATGGAGGTCGTCTACTTGCTTTGTTCCGCCATCTCCACCTTCCTCACCTCCTCACTCCTTTCCCTCGCCCTTGCCATCCGTTCCATTCCTCTCTGCTTCTCCTACCTCCGCTTCCACGGCGACCGCAACGCTGCTGTGCTTCTCTACGAGGGCCGCGTGCGCCACGCTAGGCGGCGGCCGGTCAAGCATGCCTTTGAGTACTCCGTCCGGTACGCGCTCATCGACCTTGACGGCGCCCCTCAGCCTTCTCACCTCTCCGCGGAACGAGCCCGCGAGATTGCTCGGACCAACGGGCCCGT gtTTCTGCTGACGATGCCGGAGAGTGTGGGGTACGAGCAGAATCCGCTGAGCGTCTACTACTGCTATGATGTGGAGGAAGggaaaggaggagagggagatggACCAACGCCTTCCCTTAAGATGTGCATTGCCGAG GTAACAAACACGCCATGGGGGGAGCGGGTATCTTTTACCTTCAGTCCAGGATCTGATGTTGCTGCAAAACCACTGCATGTCAGCCCGTTCATG GATATGCAGGGAAATTGGCATATGTTTGCTGATGCACCAGGAGAGGATCTGTCACTTGTAATCTCAGTTCAACACCCCACCCTTGGAAACTATTTCACTGCAAGTTTACGTGCCAAAAGAGTCCAGTCTTCATCTAGTTCAGTTTTTCTAGAAAAGTTTTTCTGGTTGATGCCCCATAAGGTTGCAGTGTGGATATATTGGCAG GACATGATGCTCTTGGACCAAACAAGTTGGGTACCATCCAACTTGTCTTACGAGACTAATGGAGGCTTTGAAATAGCCTTGTTAGTGTCCCAAGCACCCATGGAGGGCCTATAA
- the LOC121988923 gene encoding syntaxin-132-like has protein sequence MHNLLSDSFELPRGEPSRDADIELGQQPPVSVAEQGLEVFFKQVQVIEKQVDKLSTLSKNLQSANERSKTFTKASDMKAIKQQMQKDIDEAGKTARLAKSKFEELDRDNLANRQKPGCGKGSSIDRSRTATTEALKRKLKDRMSEFQTLRERIQQEYREVVERRVITVTGNQPNEETIDQLIETGNSEQIFQNAIQEQGRGQVMDTLAEIQERHNTVKDLERKLLELQQIFIDMAVLVDAQGEMLDNIETQVSSAVDHVQSGTVALQKAKTLQKNSRKWMCFAILILLLVVVIIVVTVIKPWSK, from the exons ATGCATAACCTCCTATCG GATTCTTTTGAACTCCCTCGAGGAGAACCTTCAAGAGATGCCGACATTGAATTAGGACAGCAGCCTCCAGTTAGTGTTGCAGAACAGGGACTGGAAGTCTTTTTTAAGCAG GTTCAAGTAATCGAGAAACAAGTTGACAAGCTTTCAACTCTATCAAAGAATCTTCAG TCAGCAAATGAGAGATCAAAAACTTTTACCAAGGCTTCTGACATGAAAG CAATCAAGCAACAAATGCAGAAAGATATTGATGAGGCAGGGAAAACTGCACGTTTAGCAAAGTCAAAATTTGAAGAACTGGATCGAGAT AATTTAGCAAATAGGCAAAAGCCTGGATGTGGGAAAGGATCGAGTATAGATCGTTCCAGAACTGCAACAACTGA AGCACTGAAACGAAAGTTGAAAGATCGCATGTCTGAATTTCAG ACTCTAAGGGAAAGAATCCAGCAAGAATATAGAGAAGTTGTAGAACGAAGAGTTATTACAG TTACGGGTAATCAGCCTAATGAAGAG ACTATTGACCAGTTGATAGAAACAGGCAATAGTGAACAAATTTTTCAGAATGCCATTCAAGAACAAGGACGGGGCCAG GTAATGGATACCCTTGCAGAAATCCAAGAGCGTCATAACACTGTCAAGGATCTAGAGAGGAAGTTACTTGAGTTGCAACAG atttttattgacatGGCAGTGCTAGTTGATGCTCAAGGGGAAATGCTGGATAACATTGAGACCCAG GTTTCAAGTGCCGTGGATCATGTTCAATCTGGGACGGTTGCTCTACAAAAAGCAAAGACACTCCAGAAGAACTCTCGCAAGTGGATGTGCTTTGCCATACTTATTCTCCTACTAGTCGTCGTTATAATCGTTGTCACAGTCATTAAGCCATGGAGCAAATGA
- the LOC122044432 gene encoding sulfate transporter 1.2-like, translating to MGHSITDEAGRRSEYSLKSRGVIENPNSDGRNVEWPPRKSLPAEIAQTAKEIFFPDDPLRPCKGQPRSKQLLLFLRYLFPIFEWSRGYNLTKFKGDAIAGLTIASLCIPQDIAYAKLANLEPQYALCKYTALLTTTIDGTS from the exons ATGGGCCACTCGATCACCGACGAAGCTGGCAGAAGATCGGAATACTCGTTGAAATCGAGGGGGGTCATCGAGAACCCCAATTCCGACGGCCGCAACGTCGAATGGCCGCCTCGCAAGAGCTTGCCGGCGGAGATCGCTCAGACGGCGAAGGAAATCTTTTTTCCCGACGATCCCTTGCGACCCTGCAAAGGCCAGCCGAGGTCGAAGCAACTCTTGCTTTTCCTCCGGTACTTGTTTCCCATTTTCGAGTGGTCGAGAGGCTACAACTTAACCAAGTTCAAGGGAGATGCGATCGCCGGATTGACCATTGCGAGCCTCTGCATACCTCAG GACATTGCTTATGCTAAACTTGCAAACTTGGAGCCACAATATGCATTGTGTAAGTACACAGCGTTGCTTACTACTACGATCGATGGAACCTCGTAA
- the LOC122017894 gene encoding sulfate transporter 1.3-like, translated as MGSSRDIAIGPVAVVSILLGNLLQDEVDPIESKAEYLRLAFTATFFAGVFQAALGFFRLGFIIDFLSHAAIIGFMGGAAITIGLQQLKGFLGIRNFTKDTDIVSVMRSVWRPVHHGWNWQTIMIATSCLIFLLIAKYIAKKNKKLFWVSAIAPLISVIVSTFFVYITRADKKGVAIVNHIKKGLNPSSASQIYFSGPHLKQGLRIGAIAGMVALTEGVAIGRTFAAMKDYQLDGNKEMLAMGTMNVIGSLTSCYVATGSFSRSAVNYMAGCWTPVSNIVMSMVVMLTLLVITPLFKYTPNAVLAAIIISAVLYLIDIEAAYTIWKVDKFDFVACMGAFLGVIFISIEIGLLIAVCISFTKILLHVTRLKTAKLGKLPGTTIYRNVEQYAETIKIPGVLIVRVDAAIYFTNANYARERILRWLRDEQERAKENKETEIKFLIVVLSPVSDIDTSGIHALEELLVSLKKHDIQLLLSNPGVEVIHKLQSSEFIEHIGRDRIFLTVEDAVKACAPEASENV; from the exons ATGGGCAGTTCGAGGGACATCGCGATAGGGCCAGTGGCGGTCGTTTCCATCCTTCTCGGTAACCTCCTTCAGGACGAGGTGGATCCAATAGAGAGCAAGGCAGAGTACCTACGCCTGGCCTTCACAGCGACCTTCTTCGCCGGCGTCTTTCAGGCAGCTCTTGGATTCTTCAG ATTGGGCTTCATCATCGACTTCCTGTCTCATGCTGCCATCATCGGATTCATGGGCGGCGCGGCTATCACCATCGGCCTTCAGCAGCTGAAAGGATTCCTTGGCATCAGGAATTTTACCAAGGACACCGACATCGTCTCCGTCATGAGATCTGTTTGGCGTCCAGTTCATCACGGG TGGAACTGGCAGACGATCATGATAGCTACGTCTTGTTTAATCTTCCTTCTAATCGCCAAGTACATC gcaaagaagaacaagaagctttTCTGGGTTTCTGCAATCGCGCCACTCATATCCGTGATTGTTTCTACCTTTTTCGTGTATATAACTCGTGCAGACAAGAAAGGCGTGGCAATT GTGAATCATATAAAAAAAGGACTCAACCCTTCGTCTGCAAGTCAGATCTACTTCAGTGGTCCGCACCTCAAGCAAGGACTTAGAATTGGAGCAATAGCTGGAATGGTAGCCCTCACG GAAGGAGTAGCCATCGGGAGAACCTTTGCGGCTAtgaaagactatcaactggatgGAAACAAGGAAATGCTCGCGATGGGAACCATGAATGTGATCGGTTCGTTGACTTCCTGCTATGTCGCAACAg GTTCCTTCTCTCGCTCGGCAGTCAACTACATGGCTGGTTGCTGGACCCCTGTCTCCAACATAGTTATGTCAATGGTGGTGATGCTAACCTTGCTGGTGATCACTCCCCTATTCAAGTACACCCCGAATGCAGTACTGGCAGCCATCATCATCTCGGCAGTGCTCTATCTGATCGACATTGAAGCAGCTTATACTATTTGGAAGGTCGACAAATTTGACTTCGTTGCGTGCATGGGAGCTTTCTTGGGCGTTATCTTCATATCCATCGAAATTGGCCTCCTAATTGCT GTCTGCATCTCATTCACTAAGATACTTCTGCATGTGACGAGACTGAAGACGGCTAAACTTGGGAAACTTCCAGGGACCACGATATACAGAAATGTGGAACAATATGCAGAAACAATCAAAATCCCTGGAGTTCTGATCGTCAGAGTTGATGCGGCTATCTATTTCACCAATGCCAATTATGCAAGAGAGAG GATTCTGAGGTGGTTAAGGGATGAACAAGAACGCGCAAAGGAGAATAAAGAGACAGAAATCAAGTTCTTGATTGTAGTTCTGTCGC CGGTGTCTGACATCGACACAAGTGGTATTCATGCTCTTGAAGAACTACTTGTTAGCCTGAAAAAACATGATATTCAG CTGCTTCTCTCAAATCCTGGGGTGGAAGTGATCCACAAGTTGCAGTCATCGGAGTTCATTGAGCACATAGGTCGTGATAGAATCTTCCTCACTGTTGAAGATGCAGTCAAGGCTTGTGCTCCAGAAGCGAGTGAGAATGTATGA